The proteins below come from a single Orcinus orca chromosome 6, mOrcOrc1.1, whole genome shotgun sequence genomic window:
- the ATP6V1B2 gene encoding V-type proton ATPase subunit B, brain isoform, with translation MALRAMRGIVNGAAPELPVSTSGPVVGSREQVLAISRNYLSQPRLTYKTVSGVNGPLVILDHVKFPRYAEIVHLTLPDGTKRSGQVLEVSGSKAVVQVFEGTSGIDAKKTSCEFTGDILRTPVSEDMLGRVFNGSGKPIDRGPVVLAEDFLDIMGQPINPQCRIYPEEMIQTGISAIDGMNSIARGQKIPIFSAAGLPHNEIAAQICRQAGLVKKSKDVVDYSEENFAIVFAAMGVNMETARFFKSDFEENGSMDNVCLFLNLANDPTIERIITPRLALTTAEFLAYQCEKHVLVILTDMSSYAEALREVSAAREEVPGRRGFPGYMYTDLATIYERAGRVEGRSGSITQIPILTMPNDDITHPIPDLTGYITEGQIYVDRQLHNRQIYPPINVLPSLSRLMKSAIGEGMTRKDHADVSNQLYACYAIGKDVQAMKAVVGEEALTSDDLLYLEFLQKFERNFIAQGPYENRTVYETLDIGWQLLRIFPKEMLKRIPQSTLSEFYPRDSAKH, from the exons ATGGCGCTGCGAGCGATGCGGGGCATCGTGAACGGGGCCGCGCCTGAGCTTCCCGTATCCACCAGTGGGCCCGTGGTGGGGTCTCGAGAACAGGTGCTGGCAATTAGCCGGAACTACCTCTCCCAGCCTCGTCTCA CATACAAGACAGTATCAGGAGTTAATGGTCCACTAGTGATCTTAGATCATGTTAAG ttTCCCAGATATGCTGAGATTGTGCACTTAACACTACCTGATGGCACAAAGAGGAGTGGGCAAGTTTTAGAAGTTAGTGGTTCCAAAGCAGTGGTTCAG GTGTTTGAAGGGACTTCAGGTATAGATGCCAAGAAGACATCCTGTGAGTTTACTGGGGATATTCTCCGAACGCCGGTGTCTGAGGATATGCTTG GTCGGGTGTTCAATGGATCAGGAAAACCCATCGACAGAGGTCCTGTTGTACTGGCTGAAGACTTCCTTGATATCATGG GCCAGCCAATCAATCCTCAGTGTCGGATCTATCCAGAGGAGATGATTCAGACCGGCATTTCGGCCATAGATGGCATGAACAGTATTGCTAGGGGGCAGAAAATTCCTATCTTCTCTGCTGCTGGCTTACCGCACAATGAG ATTGCAGCTCAAATCTGTCGCCAGGCTGGTTTGGTAAAAAAATCCAAAGATGTAGTGGACTACAGTGAGGAAAATTTTGCGATCGTATTTGCTGCTATGGGT GTAAACATGGAAACTGCCCGGTTCTTCAAATCTGACTTTGAAGAAAATGGCTCAATGGACAACGTCTGCCTCTTTTTGAACTTGGCCAACGACCCAAC TATTGAGCGAATTATCACTCCTCGCTTGGCTCTAACCACGGCCGAGTTCCTGGCCTATCAGTGTGAGAAACATGTATTGGTTATCCTAACAGACATGAGTTCTTACGCTGAAGCACTTCGagag GTTTCAGCAGCCAGGGAAGAGGTTCCTGGTCGACGAGGTTTCCCAGGTTACATGTATACAGATTTAGCCACAATATATGAACGTGCTGGTAGAGTGGAAGGTAGAAGTGGCTCTATTACTCAAATTCCTATTCTCACCATGCCTAATGATG ATATCACTCACCCCATCCCTGACTTGACTGGATATATTACAGAGGGGCAGATCTATGTGGACAGACAGCTACACAACAGACAG ATTTACCCACCTATTAATGTGCTGCCCTCGTTGTCGCGGTTAATGAAGTCTGCTATTGGAGAAGGTATGACCAGAAAGGATCATGCCGATGTATCTAACCAGCTG tatGCATGCTATGCTATTGGTAAGGATGTGCAGGCCATGAAAGCCGTAGTTGGAGAAGAAGCCCTTACGTCAGATGATCTGCTTTACTTGGAATTTCTGCAGAAGTTTGAGAGGAACTTCATTGCTCAGG GTCCATACGAAAACCGCACTGTCTATGAGACTTTGGACATTGGCTGGCAACTGCTCCGAATCTTCCCCAAAGAAATGCTGAAGAGAATCCCTCAGAGCACTTTGAGCGAATTCTACCCTCGAGACTCTGCGAAGCATTAG